Proteins from one Impatiens glandulifera chromosome 2, dImpGla2.1, whole genome shotgun sequence genomic window:
- the LOC124928188 gene encoding TORTIFOLIA1-like protein 4, translating to MSFSRGSPQNGNGSNNTDLKQRVFACLNKLSDRDTLAVASAELDSIAKTLPQEAFSPFISCLSSTDSSEKSPVRRQCVRLLGLMSSAHGDALSPHVSKMLSAVVRRLRDSDSAVRAACVEAVGSMASQITRPPFSSFMKPLVEAVLHEQDQNSQVGSALCLATAIESAPDPEPAQLQKLLLKLLKLVKSESFKAKASLLWLIGITVSVGGAGNRNAVNGLVHCLVEFLSSDDWGTRKAAAEALGKLAIAEKGLSSDIKSSCLSSLENRRFDKVKVVRETMNRTLEMWKEIPETNDDGGGVAGGGVSKDESGNGSRPHPPTPSNGSREESPKPKTSPPMPSSNNNKKKNSSTPTTITRKSSPPTPKTNSDDKRSGSSSIFNNLLYQTTESSPNWNVAISEKGVPGGLADTKGNAKQAAVVVDTNATDEKTRSRFRSSRVVPLFNDDFMIVGNTGGDESEMKKNHKGVEEEEEEEEEDLSLIRRQLLQIEDQQSSLLHLLQRFIGSSQNGIESLETRVNGIEKALDEISRAGVGVGAGRRLVPLPSSSTCCSIPGAEFLTPRYWRRSESSSHLTTTNLSYSSGRRILNHQQEEEEEEEQMTEILKQQCQNNKGGMSCGDNRRKDLRTRLESSQLAGKNSKQDSR from the exons ATGTCTTTCTCTAGAGGTTCTCCGCAGAATGGAAATGGTTCCAACAATACTGATCTGAAACAGAGAGTATTCGCCTGTCTCAATAAGCTCTCCGATAGGGATACACTCGCCGTCGCTTCTGCCGAGCTCGATTCCATCGCGAAGACACTTCCACAAGAGGCGTTCTCTCCATTTATCAGTTGTTTATCATCCACCGATTCGTCGGAGAAATCGCCGGTCCGGCGACAATGCGTCCGCCTCCTTGGTCTCATGTCATCCGCACACGGAGACGCACTTTCTCCACACGTATCCAAGATGCTCTCAGCAGTTGTTCGCCGCTTGCGCGATTCCGATTCCGCCGTACGCGCGGCCTGCGTAGAAGCTGTAGGTTCGATGGCGTCGCAAATCACGAGGCCGCCGTTCTCTTCCTTTATGAAACCGCTGGTGGAAGCGGTTTTGCACGAGCAGGATCAGAACTCGCAGGTCGGTTCGGCACTATGCTTAGCGACGGCAATCGAATCGGCGCCGGATCCGGAGCCGGCGCAATTGCAGAAGCTGTTGTTGAAGCTATTGAAGCTAGTGAAGAGCGAAAGCTTCAAGGCGAAGGCATCGCTTCTGTGGCTGATTGGCATAACCGTCAGCGTCGGTGGTGCCGGAAACCGTAATGCGGTGAATGGATTAGTGCATTGTTTGGTTGAGTTCTTGAGCAGCGATGATTGGGGAACAAGGAAGGCTGCGGCAGAGGCGTTGGGGAAATTGGCGATTGCAGAGAAAGGTCTATCGTCGGATATCAAATCATCCTGTTTATCTTCTCTTGAGAACCGACGCTTTGACAAG GTGAAGGTGGTTCGAGAAACAATGAATCGTACATTGGAGATGTGGAAAGAGATCCCTGAAACAAACGACGACGGCGGCGGCGTCGCCGGCGGTGGTGTTTCTAAAG ATGAGAGTGGAAATGGAAGTAGGCCTCATCCTCCCACGCCATCAAATGGCAGTCGCGAAGAATCTCCCAAACCAAAGACATCTCCTCCGATGCCTtcatctaataataataagaagaagaattcATCAACGCCTACAACTATTACCCGAAAGAGCAGCCCTCCTACTCCTAAAACAAATAGTGATGATAAGAGATCAGGGTCATCCTCCATCTTCAACAATCTTCTTTACCAAACAACAGAATCATCCCCCAATTGGAATGTTGCAATTTCTGAAAAAGGAGTCCCAGGTGGTTTGGCAGATACAAAAGGGAATGCAAAACAAGCGGCGGTGGTGGTGGACACTAATGCTACGGATGAAAAGACGCGAAGTAGATTCAGATCTTCGCGTGTGGTACCATTATTCAATGACGATTTCATGATTGTGGGCAATACTGGTGGTGATGAGTCagagatgaagaagaaccaTAAGGgggtggaggaggaggaggaggaagaagaggaggatCTGAGTTTAATACGCAGACAACTTCTTCAGATAGAAGACCAACAATCCAGTCTCCTACACCTTTTGCAG AGGTTTATTGGGAGCTCTCAGAATGGAATAGAGTCTCTGGAAACGCGAGTAAATGGAATAGAGAAAGCTTTGGATGAAATATCTCGAGCAGGTGTAGGTGTAGGTGCAGGGAGACGACTTGTTCCGCTTCCCTCCAGTAGTACATGTTGCTCGATACCTGGAGCAGAGTTTCTAACTCCCAGATATTGGCGAAGAAGTGAATCCTCCTCCCATTTAACTACAACAAACTTATCCTACTCCTCTGGGAGGAGAATACTTAATCATCAgcaagaggaggaggaggaggaagagcaAATGACAGAAATTCTTAAGCAGCAGTGCCAAAACAACAAGGGTGGTATGAGTTGTGGTGATAATCGGAGGAAGGATTTAAGGACGAGATTAGAATCATCACAGTTAGCTGGTAAAAACTCCAAACAAGATtcaagatga